The Anabaena sp. PCC 7108 region TTCTTTAATAGTTTCTGGTAGTTGTTTTTCTTCAAATCTATATATTAAATGATCTTGTTCTTTCTTAACTTCTATATACTCTAATGTATCCTCTTCATCATGTGCTATTTTGACAACTACTTGAACTGGTTGCTCCTTTAATTCAGATATTTCATAATCAAAATTAATCTCAACATTATTTAATATTTTTGACTTATTACCTGTATTAAATATCTCTTTTTTCGTTTCTTTTTGCAAAAACAAGCTATATCTATCCAAAATTTGTCCCAGTACTTCAGAATTCACTTCTACATAGTTGACATTTTCAAGAAATTGATTATCAATAATATCTAAATTATTACGTGCAAATTTATGAATTATCTCTTGATTAAAAATTGCCCATAATAATTGAGCTACATAACTTTTACCACTGTTATTTCTACCAACAAATACAAAAAAATCTTTAGATAAATCAATGGCTTGAGTATTGTTTTTAATAGGTCCCAAATTTTTGATGATTAATTTCATAATAATAAATTTACCTCTCAATTAATATATTCATAACTCAAGTCTACCAAAAATTTAAAAAACCGTATATGCTTGATATGGGTAAGAGTTTAGCAATGCTAAACCCCTACGAGAAATTAATCTAGATCAGGATCAGAATTATACTAAACCTTAAACTTCTCAGTAATGCGTTTCATGGCTTCTTCCACATTTTCCCGACTGTTAAACGCAGAAATGCGGAAATAACCTTCACCCGCAGCACCAAAACCTGATCCTGGTGTTCCTACAACGTTGACGGTTTGCAATAACTTATCGAAAAATTCCCAACTGGTTAAACCATGAGGTGTTTTCACCCAAACGTAAGGTGCATTCACACCACCATAAACCTTTAAACCTGCATTGGTGAGTTGTTCACGGATAATTTTGGCGTTTTCTAAATAGAAGCTTACTAAAGCTTTGATTTGCGCTTGTCCTGCTTCAGAATAAACCGCTTCTGCACCTCTTTGGACGATGTAAGAAACACCGTTAAATTTGGTAGATTGACGACGATTCCACAGTTTCCACAATTCCACATTAGAACCATCTGCGGCTTTAGCGGTGAGTGTTTTGGGAACGACACTTAAAGCGCAACGTGTGCCGGTGAAACCCGCATTTTTGGAGAAAGAACGAAATTCAATGGCACAATCTCTCGCGCCTTCAATTTCATAGATAGAATGGGGAAGGGTAGGATCGGTAATGTAAGCTTCGTAAGCCGCATCAAAGAAGATAATTGAACCGTTGGCTTTTGCGTAATCTATCCAGGCTTTTAGGTGTTCTTTCGTCGCCGTTGCACCTGTGGGGTTATTGGGAAAGCAGAGATAAATTAAGTCAACTTTTTGGGTAGGAATTTCTGCGGTGAAGTTGTTATCTGCGGTGACAGGGAGATAAACTAAACCGTCAAATTCGCCTTTATCGTTGGCGTTCCCGGTGTTTCCCGCCATCACGTTAGTATCGACATACACGGGATAAACTGGGTCGGTTACGGCTATGGTGTTATCATGACCAAAAATATCGAGAATATTGCCGTTATCGCATTTAGAACCATCGGAAATGAAGATTTCATCAGCTTCTATCGCTGCGCCTCGTGCTTGGAAATCATGGGTGGCGATTTTTTCTCTTAACCAAGCATAACCTTGTTCGGGACCATATCCTTTAAAAGTTGTGCGATCGCCCATTTCTTCCACAGCTTTAATCATAGCTGTGCGGCAAGCCTCTGGTAAAGGTTCGGTGACATCACCAATACCCAACCGGACGATTTTAGC contains the following coding sequences:
- a CDS encoding LL-diaminopimelate aminotransferase — protein: MATINDNYLKLKAGYLFPEIGRRVNSFAQANPDAKIVRLGIGDVTEPLPEACRTAMIKAVEEMGDRTTFKGYGPEQGYAWLREKIATHDFQARGAAIEADEIFISDGSKCDNGNILDIFGHDNTIAVTDPVYPVYVDTNVMAGNTGNANDKGEFDGLVYLPVTADNNFTAEIPTQKVDLIYLCFPNNPTGATATKEHLKAWIDYAKANGSIIFFDAAYEAYITDPTLPHSIYEIEGARDCAIEFRSFSKNAGFTGTRCALSVVPKTLTAKAADGSNVELWKLWNRRQSTKFNGVSYIVQRGAEAVYSEAGQAQIKALVSFYLENAKIIREQLTNAGLKVYGGVNAPYVWVKTPHGLTSWEFFDKLLQTVNVVGTPGSGFGAAGEGYFRISAFNSRENVEEAMKRITEKFKV